TAAAGGAAAACAAACTGAATGCAAATGAATGTCTTTTCATAGATGATAACAATGATAATTGCCATACCGCTAAACTATTAGGTATAGAAACATGGCACATCAACCCTAAAACCGAAGACATTGCAAACTTATTTAAAATTAAAAATAGTTTATTTTAATTGGTTTGATTGAAAAAGACACATATAAAACCATTGAAACTTCAGTCGAAGGTATTTTATTTAAAGAAAAAAACAGTAAGTTTTTTGGTTATGCTTATCCTGTTTTAAATGAAGACGATGTAAAACTGCATCTAGACGCATTAAAAAAAGAACATCATGCCGCCAGACATTGGTGCTATGCCTACCAACTAGGAACAGAAAATATTTTGTATCGTGCCAATGATGATGGCGAACCTAGTAATTCTGCGGGCATGCCTATTTACGGTCAAATACAATCGTTTGAAGTTACCAACATTTTAATTGTAGTGGTTCGTTATTTTGGCGGTATAAAATTAGGCGTTGGTGGTTTAATAA
This genomic window from Mariniflexile sp. TRM1-10 contains:
- a CDS encoding IMPACT family protein; the protein is MIEKDTYKTIETSVEGILFKEKNSKFFGYAYPVLNEDDVKLHLDALKKEHHAARHWCYAYQLGTENILYRANDDGEPSNSAGMPIYGQIQSFEVTNILIVVVRYFGGIKLGVGGLISAYKATAQLTLEEASIVEKTINVDYIIAFDYKNMNTVMRIIKEKNLNITNQKLEMDCQITISVRKKEAKSVFEAFNHLFEIDIKEL